A single genomic interval of Methylobacterium bullatum harbors:
- the xdhA_1 gene encoding Xanthine dehydrogenase molybdenum-binding subunit, whose amino-acid sequence MKFDTPAGRNPIDQLIVVGKATDRIDGPFKTTGTANYAYDWHDPQSKPVYGFVVGATIAKGRIEAMALDEARAARGVLAIVTAENAGPLDKGKLNAAKLLGGPEIEHYHQAVALVVAETFEQARSAAGLIRVDYAESKGAFDLAAVKDTGKPEKLAGAPSDTAIGDFAGAFASAPVQLDATYTTPDQAHAMMEPHASIASWDGDAVTVWTSNQMIAWGTRDLALTLGIPKEKVRLVSPFVGGGFGGKLFLRAEAVLAALGARAAKRPVKVALTRPLSFNNTVHRPATIQRIRLGATPDGTITAIGHESWSGNLSGGKPEAAVQQTRLLYAGANRMTQTRLAMLDLPEGNSMRAPGEAPGLMVLEIAMDEMAEKLGLDPVEFRIRNDTQVDPEKPERRFSQRSLIECLHRGAARFEWDKRVVKPGQVRDGRWLVGMGVAAAFRNNMNIKSGARVRLDAEGVVTVETDMTDIGTGSYTIIGQTAAEMMGLSLDRVVVRLGDSAFPVSSGSGGQFGANSSTSGVYAACVKLREAVARTLGFNSDDAVFEDGRVRSGNRSVPLAEAAKAGDIVAEDTIEFGGDLSKTYQQSTFGAHFVEVGVDVSTAEIRVRRMLAVCAAGRILNPKSARSQVIGGMTMGVGAALMEELAVDTRRGFFVNHDLAGYEVPVHADIPHQEVIFLDETDPISSPMKAKGVGELGICGVSAAVANAVYNATGIRVRDYPLTLDKLLDRMPDAA is encoded by the coding sequence ATGAAGTTCGACACTCCCGCGGGCCGCAACCCCATCGATCAGCTGATAGTGGTGGGCAAGGCCACTGACCGCATCGACGGTCCTTTCAAGACCACAGGCACAGCTAACTACGCCTATGACTGGCACGATCCGCAATCGAAGCCGGTCTACGGTTTCGTCGTCGGCGCGACCATCGCCAAGGGACGGATCGAGGCGATGGCTCTCGATGAGGCAAGGGCCGCACGTGGCGTGCTGGCCATCGTCACCGCGGAGAATGCCGGCCCCCTCGACAAGGGTAAGCTCAACGCCGCCAAGCTTCTCGGCGGCCCCGAGATCGAGCATTATCACCAGGCGGTCGCCCTAGTCGTGGCGGAGACGTTCGAGCAGGCCCGTTCCGCGGCGGGCCTCATCCGTGTCGATTACGCCGAATCCAAAGGCGCGTTCGATCTCGCGGCGGTGAAAGATACGGGCAAGCCCGAGAAACTCGCCGGTGCCCCGTCTGACACCGCCATCGGTGATTTCGCCGGGGCCTTCGCCTCCGCCCCGGTTCAACTCGACGCCACCTACACCACGCCCGATCAGGCTCATGCGATGATGGAGCCGCATGCGTCCATCGCCTCCTGGGACGGCGACGCAGTGACGGTCTGGACCTCGAACCAGATGATCGCCTGGGGTACGCGGGATCTCGCCCTGACCCTCGGCATCCCGAAGGAGAAGGTCCGCCTCGTCTCGCCCTTCGTAGGCGGCGGGTTTGGCGGAAAGCTGTTCCTGCGGGCGGAAGCGGTCTTGGCCGCCCTCGGCGCCCGCGCCGCAAAGCGGCCGGTGAAGGTGGCGCTGACCCGTCCGCTCAGCTTCAACAACACCGTGCATCGGCCCGCCACGATCCAGCGCATCCGCCTCGGCGCGACGCCGGACGGCACGATCACGGCCATCGGCCATGAGAGCTGGTCCGGCAACCTGTCCGGCGGCAAGCCGGAGGCAGCGGTGCAACAGACGCGCCTATTGTATGCCGGCGCCAACCGCATGACCCAGACCCGGCTCGCCATGCTCGACCTGCCGGAGGGCAATTCCATGCGTGCGCCCGGCGAAGCGCCGGGCCTGATGGTCCTCGAGATCGCCATGGACGAGATGGCGGAGAAGCTCGGTCTCGATCCGGTCGAGTTCCGCATCCGCAACGACACCCAGGTCGATCCGGAGAAGCCCGAGCGCCGGTTCTCCCAGCGGAGCCTGATCGAATGCCTGCACCGGGGCGCGGCGCGCTTCGAATGGGACAAGCGGGTCGTGAAGCCTGGTCAGGTTCGCGACGGCCGCTGGCTCGTCGGAATGGGCGTCGCCGCGGCGTTCCGCAACAACATGAACATCAAATCCGGCGCTCGCGTCCGTCTAGACGCTGAGGGCGTGGTGACGGTCGAGACCGATATGACCGATATCGGCACCGGCAGTTACACCATCATCGGCCAGACGGCCGCCGAGATGATGGGCTTGAGCCTCGACAGGGTCGTGGTACGGCTCGGCGATTCCGCTTTCCCGGTCTCGTCTGGCTCCGGGGGCCAGTTCGGCGCGAACTCCTCGACATCGGGGGTCTACGCCGCTTGCGTCAAGCTACGTGAGGCGGTGGCGCGGACGCTCGGGTTCAATTCGGACGATGCCGTCTTCGAGGATGGGCGTGTCCGCTCGGGCAACCGCTCCGTTCCGCTCGCCGAGGCCGCGAAGGCGGGCGACATCGTCGCCGAGGACACGATTGAGTTTGGCGGCGATCTCTCCAAGACGTACCAGCAATCGACCTTCGGGGCGCATTTCGTCGAGGTCGGCGTCGATGTGAGTACGGCCGAAATCCGGGTGAGGCGGATGCTGGCGGTCTGTGCGGCCGGACGCATCCTCAATCCTAAGTCTGCCCGCAGCCAAGTCATCGGAGGCATGACCATGGGTGTCGGCGCGGCGCTGATGGAAGAGTTGGCCGTCGACACAAGGCGCGGCTTCTTCGTCAATCACGACCTCGCCGGATACGAAGTCCCGGTCCATGCCGACATCCCGCATCAGGAGGTGATCTTCCTGGACGAGACCGATCCAATCTCTTCGCCGATGAAAGCCAAGGGCGTGGGTGAACTCGGTATCTGCGGTGTCAGCGCCGCGGTGGCAAACGCGGTCTACAACGCCACCGGCATACGGGTGCGCGATTACCCGCTCACCCTCGACAAGCTTCTTGACCGGATGCCCGACGCCGCGTGA